In Pseudobacter ginsenosidimutans, the following are encoded in one genomic region:
- a CDS encoding RagB/SusD family nutrient uptake outer membrane protein — protein MKKLNYILIVYVALLSASCNKNMLDTTSKDQIDANNFFNNATDLQVYTNGFYEIFPTYLIWTDDATTDNMIPLNVADRVKGARIVPASNAGTNWTWGSLRSINYFLENYQKCPDEAAKLKYGGIAKFFRAYFYFDKVKMYGDVPWYGKVLEANDPELYKARDSRKLVMDSVLDDINFAVANIPKEVQLTSITKYTALMLKARICLFEGTFRKYHALGDHEKFLNEAASAAEEMITLGAYKLYTAGGANSCYRDLFARNDQDVTETILARDYNPTFGRHGLSYLMTAPTAGVYGICKDAIDSYLMKDGSRFTDQPGYKTMGFYEEMQNRDPRLTQTTPGPNWTAYKETSPEPVNINISTTGYRLVKALATKDQWASNNSFNDIIFFRYAEALLIFAEAKAELGTLTQADLDKSINKLRERVGMPFLDLVTANGNPDPYLEAMYPNVDQGSNKGVILEIRRERRIEMFNEGLRWDDLMRWKEGKKLEKPMIGMYFPSLGSFDFNNDGKTDVYLHNGNAGGAPPGTSSIVNVNQKRLTDGTSGNFNPMYSTPCKFDETKDYYYPIPLQEITLNPKLDQNPNWK, from the coding sequence ATGAAGAAGCTCAATTATATACTCATTGTTTATGTGGCGCTCCTGTCTGCATCCTGTAACAAGAACATGCTGGACACAACTTCAAAGGATCAGATAGATGCCAACAACTTTTTCAATAACGCAACCGACCTCCAGGTATACACGAACGGCTTCTATGAGATCTTTCCTACTTACCTGATTTGGACGGATGATGCTACTACGGATAATATGATCCCCCTCAACGTGGCTGATCGTGTGAAAGGGGCCAGGATCGTTCCGGCTTCCAATGCCGGTACAAACTGGACCTGGGGTTCGCTTCGCTCCATCAACTACTTCCTGGAGAACTATCAGAAATGCCCGGACGAAGCAGCCAAACTCAAGTACGGCGGCATCGCGAAATTCTTCAGAGCATATTTCTATTTCGATAAAGTGAAAATGTATGGAGATGTGCCCTGGTATGGAAAAGTACTAGAAGCAAATGACCCGGAGCTGTATAAAGCCAGGGACTCCCGCAAACTGGTGATGGACTCCGTACTGGATGATATCAATTTTGCAGTAGCGAATATTCCCAAAGAGGTCCAGCTCACCAGCATTACAAAGTACACAGCGCTTATGCTGAAAGCACGCATCTGCCTGTTTGAAGGAACATTCAGGAAATATCATGCCCTCGGTGATCATGAGAAATTCCTGAACGAAGCAGCTTCAGCAGCGGAAGAGATGATCACACTCGGCGCTTATAAACTGTATACTGCAGGCGGCGCAAATAGTTGCTACCGCGATCTCTTTGCACGCAATGACCAGGACGTTACAGAAACCATTCTGGCAAGGGATTACAACCCAACCTTCGGTCGCCATGGCCTCAGCTATCTCATGACGGCTCCCACTGCCGGCGTATACGGAATCTGCAAAGATGCGATCGATAGCTACCTGATGAAAGATGGCTCCCGCTTCACTGATCAGCCAGGTTACAAAACAATGGGCTTCTACGAAGAAATGCAGAACCGCGATCCCCGTCTCACACAAACCACGCCAGGCCCCAACTGGACGGCTTATAAAGAAACAAGTCCTGAACCGGTGAACATCAATATCTCTACCACGGGATACAGACTGGTGAAAGCACTGGCCACCAAAGACCAATGGGCTTCCAACAACTCTTTCAATGATATCATCTTCTTCAGGTATGCGGAAGCGTTATTGATCTTCGCTGAAGCGAAGGCAGAACTGGGAACACTTACACAGGCCGACCTTGACAAGTCCATCAATAAACTTCGTGAGCGTGTAGGCATGCCTTTCCTCGATCTCGTTACTGCCAATGGCAATCCCGATCCTTATCTGGAAGCCATGTATCCCAACGTGGATCAAGGTTCCAACAAAGGCGTTATCCTGGAGATCAGAAGGGAAAGAAGGATCGAAATGTTCAACGAAGGACTGCGCTGGGATGATCTCATGCGCTGGAAAGAAGGAAAGAAACTGGAAAAACCAATGATCGGCATGTACTTCCCCAGCCTCGGCTCATTCGATTTCAATAACGATGGAAAAACAGATGTATACCTGCACAATGGCAATGCAGGTGGCGCGCCTCCCGGCACCAGCAGCATCGTGAATGTAAATCAGAAACGTCTGACCGACGGCACTTCTGGAAACTTCAATCCGATGTACAGCACACCCTGCAAATTCGACGAAACAAAAGACTATTACTATCCGATACCCCTTCAGGAAATCACACTCAATCCGAAATTAGATCAGAACCCGAATTGGAAATAA
- a CDS encoding phosphodiester glycosidase family protein, protein MKKIVSLGMLLTIACSTAWAQYTLDSTRRMSPGVVYRHYKTTSPAQKLYVMEIDLDEPTVRLQAVKATDTINGDPQTVPAMYADHESIRYHEVTAGINSDFFTSGGPKYNPRHMMIGDGEILWDTMLNRTVFGITEANVPFLAKLNESYTLTAGGSSITINSINRPATGDQLVLYNRFKGPSTKTTAMGRTEIRVVPVGGINAWKANATVPCTVLAKSSAGNMTYTAGQAVLSGTGAAKTFLDNISVGQTVDLNLQVITAPSGITNIKQLTGGWTRLVLDGANCVTTSVADEGGPVPTDLAPRTAIGYNQTKDKIYLVVNDGRNAGVSEGMTLTQFADFMLYIGCYQALNLDGGGSSIIMGNDIVRNDPSDAAGPRAVGSALLAYLTTLTLDMFENTLGHFNREPTYSPTTVGVATTSVVTNALTAHSGTHSLIVKLYDNTTSSAAWKVRLLSGTGSPSNNRSFLNTGTISFYLKTNTANTNAKVRLWIDDNDGTELSPTLDIINDNQWHKYVWSLSSYAGTSTDGGNGVINSTTATLDAIEFSQPNTSTTWFIFVDDLMMDPLSTEGTQVNGIAKPVDPLVTLTAQANEEKKEKTGLTVYPNPAKGRFEIRFKKNEVQNFELLVVDNAGRTVHKKAYTGGSQSINLSSLSPGIYYCYVSSGPIAETFKILIN, encoded by the coding sequence ATGAAAAAGATTGTTTCCCTGGGCATGCTATTAACAATAGCATGCTCAACTGCATGGGCCCAGTACACGCTCGATTCCACCAGACGGATGTCGCCGGGCGTTGTCTACAGGCATTATAAAACCACCAGCCCTGCGCAGAAGCTCTATGTAATGGAGATCGATCTGGATGAACCTACGGTTAGATTGCAAGCCGTGAAGGCAACGGATACCATCAACGGTGATCCGCAAACGGTGCCTGCCATGTATGCTGATCACGAAAGCATCAGGTATCATGAAGTAACAGCCGGCATCAATTCTGATTTTTTCACCAGCGGTGGACCGAAGTACAATCCGCGTCACATGATGATCGGCGATGGAGAGATCCTCTGGGATACCATGCTGAACAGAACTGTATTCGGTATCACAGAAGCCAATGTTCCTTTCCTGGCAAAATTGAATGAGAGCTACACACTCACGGCTGGCGGCTCTTCTATTACTATCAACAGCATCAACAGGCCGGCTACGGGAGATCAGCTGGTTTTGTACAATCGTTTTAAAGGTCCTTCTACCAAAACAACGGCTATGGGCAGAACAGAAATAAGAGTTGTTCCAGTGGGCGGCATCAATGCCTGGAAAGCCAATGCCACCGTGCCTTGTACCGTACTGGCCAAATCAAGTGCAGGGAACATGACCTACACTGCAGGACAGGCAGTACTTTCCGGAACAGGCGCTGCCAAAACTTTTCTCGACAATATCAGTGTTGGTCAAACGGTGGACCTCAACCTGCAGGTGATCACTGCCCCTTCCGGTATCACCAATATCAAACAGCTCACAGGTGGCTGGACCAGACTCGTTCTCGATGGCGCCAACTGCGTCACCACCAGTGTAGCCGATGAAGGCGGGCCTGTCCCCACCGACCTGGCTCCAAGAACGGCTATCGGTTACAATCAGACGAAAGACAAGATCTACCTGGTTGTGAACGATGGAAGGAATGCGGGAGTAAGTGAAGGCATGACCCTCACACAATTTGCAGACTTCATGCTATACATAGGCTGCTACCAGGCACTCAACCTCGATGGCGGCGGCTCTTCCATTATCATGGGAAATGATATTGTACGAAATGACCCCTCCGATGCTGCCGGCCCCAGGGCCGTAGGCAGCGCACTGCTGGCCTATCTCACAACCCTCACACTCGATATGTTTGAGAACACCCTGGGCCATTTCAATCGCGAACCAACATACAGTCCTACAACAGTGGGAGTTGCCACAACCTCCGTGGTCACAAATGCACTCACTGCACATAGCGGAACGCATTCACTTATTGTAAAGCTCTACGACAACACAACATCTTCTGCTGCCTGGAAAGTAAGGCTCTTATCCGGCACAGGCTCACCTTCCAATAATCGAAGCTTCCTGAATACCGGAACCATCAGCTTCTATCTGAAAACCAATACCGCCAACACCAACGCGAAAGTTCGGTTATGGATAGATGATAATGATGGAACAGAACTCAGTCCCACACTGGATATCATCAACGATAACCAATGGCATAAATATGTCTGGAGCCTGAGCAGTTACGCTGGAACCTCCACCGATGGCGGCAATGGCGTGATCAACAGCACAACCGCTACACTGGACGCCATCGAATTCTCACAACCCAATACCAGCACTACCTGGTTCATCTTTGTAGATGATCTGATGATGGATCCGCTTTCCACTGAAGGTACGCAAGTGAATGGCATTGCAAAACCAGTTGATCCATTGGTGACATTGACAGCGCAGGCGAATGAAGAGAAAAAAGAGAAAACAGGACTGACGGTTTATCCCAATCCGGCCAAAGGACGGTTCGAGATCAGGTTCAAAAAGAATGAAGTACAAAATTTTGAATTGCTGGTGGTGGACAATGCCGGTAGGACTGTTCACAAGAAAGCCTATACCGGTGGGTCACAATCTATCAACCTTTCATCTTTATCACCCGGGATCTACTATTGTTATGTAAGCTCCGGCCCAATCGCTGAAACATTCAAGATCCTTATCAATTGA
- a CDS encoding endonuclease/exonuclease/phosphatase family protein, translating to MNCKRSIILALIFFSHLPALFAQQPSLRVITYNIFEGMKLDTAAGKPSFVAWIKKMDPDVLALQEVTNFTQASLEKLAEQYGHRYAVLLIEGEKFPVAITSKYPILHVQKVSDNMDRGFITASIQGYNIVSVHLTPFDYRKRAQEIDLLMAHIKAQPVQQKWIVMGDFNTLSPVDSANYSDGRMIANYQAYEKKYAPILKLADGKIDYSVIEKVHKAGFTDVLHKMHPGFVKTVHPKRFEPKTGSDVSSRIDFIFISKDLLKKLATARVLTDDFTDNYSDHYPVLFELK from the coding sequence ATGAACTGTAAGCGCTCAATAATCCTTGCCCTGATCTTCTTTTCCCATTTGCCTGCACTTTTTGCTCAGCAGCCTTCTCTTCGGGTGATCACCTATAATATTTTCGAAGGGATGAAGCTGGATACAGCCGCAGGCAAACCTTCATTTGTTGCCTGGATAAAGAAGATGGATCCCGATGTACTGGCGTTACAGGAAGTGACCAATTTTACACAGGCATCATTGGAAAAACTGGCGGAGCAATATGGACATCGCTATGCTGTATTGTTGATCGAAGGCGAGAAGTTCCCGGTTGCCATCACTTCCAAATATCCGATCCTGCATGTGCAGAAAGTCAGTGATAATATGGATCGTGGCTTTATAACAGCCAGCATTCAGGGATACAATATCGTTTCCGTTCACCTTACCCCATTCGATTATCGCAAAAGGGCACAAGAGATAGATCTGTTGATGGCGCATATCAAAGCACAGCCTGTGCAACAGAAATGGATAGTGATGGGGGACTTCAATACTTTGTCGCCGGTTGATTCTGCAAATTACAGCGATGGACGAATGATCGCTAATTACCAGGCTTATGAAAAAAAGTATGCGCCCATCTTAAAACTGGCAGATGGAAAGATCGATTACTCCGTCATTGAAAAAGTACACAAAGCAGGATTCACGGATGTGTTGCACAAAATGCATCCGGGTTTTGTAAAAACAGTACATCCGAAAAGATTTGAACCGAAAACAGGAAGCGATGTGTCTTCACGGATCGATTTTATATTTATTAGTAAGGATCTGCTGAAGAAACTGGCTACAGCCCGTGTGTTGACAGATGATTTTACGGATAACTATTCAGATCATTATCCTGTTTTGTTTGAATTGAAATAA
- a CDS encoding YdcF family protein, whose protein sequence is MKYQLIRICFCWLLLATVSVQLAAQSKKESLLQRKNFFMLYLLEQEGVRPVGQTFEILRSRLQQDAQQALINCQDAACFGRALSITESEIESVGNELVQLTLSNAAWKKLVGQLRTSGAYNLFAADADTGLVRKAWRADAQGVNYALGTYVEGKTPLYPKIDSISFDKNDQEFRNEIAAKLQKQLSQKKTTFYSLPLQLALDALQLNGRDEAIRYEPLTKKENAAAYKKAAKINWQSYKYSMILVPGLGPEQPGVKLDPNGAKRCDSAAVRYHAGLAPFLVVSGGHVHPNKTPYCEAIEMKKYMVEVLKIPASAIIIEPHARHTTTNLRNANRLVFLFKMPSDKPVLIVSDASQTKYINGNMKLRIQKELGYLPFQSIKQLSSTETEYLPSVNSLQINPIDPLDP, encoded by the coding sequence ATGAAATACCAGCTTATCAGGATTTGTTTTTGCTGGCTCTTGCTGGCAACGGTTAGTGTACAGCTTGCTGCACAATCGAAGAAAGAAAGTCTTTTACAGAGGAAGAATTTTTTCATGCTTTACCTGTTGGAACAGGAAGGCGTTCGCCCGGTTGGTCAGACCTTTGAGATTTTGCGCAGCAGATTGCAGCAGGATGCGCAACAGGCACTGATCAACTGCCAGGATGCCGCCTGTTTCGGCAGGGCGCTTTCGATCACTGAAAGTGAAATTGAATCAGTCGGAAATGAACTGGTGCAATTGACACTCAGTAATGCAGCCTGGAAAAAACTGGTTGGACAGTTGCGGACTTCAGGAGCCTACAATCTTTTTGCAGCAGATGCGGATACAGGATTGGTACGCAAAGCCTGGCGCGCAGATGCGCAGGGAGTGAACTATGCGCTGGGCACTTATGTGGAAGGCAAAACACCTTTGTATCCAAAGATCGATAGTATCAGTTTCGATAAAAATGATCAGGAATTCAGGAATGAGATAGCAGCCAAACTGCAAAAGCAGTTATCCCAAAAGAAGACAACTTTCTATTCTCTTCCTCTTCAACTGGCATTGGATGCACTGCAATTGAATGGCCGCGATGAAGCTATCCGATACGAGCCATTGACCAAAAAGGAAAATGCTGCGGCTTACAAGAAAGCTGCAAAGATCAACTGGCAATCCTACAAATACAGCATGATCCTGGTGCCGGGCCTCGGTCCCGAACAACCGGGTGTAAAGCTGGATCCCAACGGCGCCAAACGCTGCGACAGTGCCGCTGTCCGCTATCATGCAGGACTGGCGCCATTCCTGGTGGTTTCCGGAGGCCATGTGCATCCCAACAAAACGCCTTACTGTGAAGCCATCGAAATGAAAAAATACATGGTGGAAGTGCTGAAGATCCCTGCATCTGCAATTATCATTGAGCCGCATGCAAGACATACCACTACCAATCTGCGTAACGCCAACAGGCTGGTGTTCCTGTTCAAAATGCCATCTGACAAACCGGTGTTGATCGTATCTGATGCCTCTCAGACAAAATATATTAATGGAAATATGAAATTGAGGATCCAGAAAGAACTCGGCTATCTTCCTTTTCAATCCATCAAACAATTAAGTTCCACAGAAACGGAGTACCTTCCATCTGTCAACTCATTACAGATTAATCCGATCGATCCGCTCGACCCATAG
- a CDS encoding SGNH/GDSL hydrolase family protein yields the protein MKRLLLVCLIVVTAFASFAQDSIRFTSAASLMMIGKAKPTDSIFQRIDSVETKDMPKAVQALAKNSAGIAILFETNSTIIRAKWKLESEKFYSNMPPISHSGLDLYCLKNGKWQYVMVGKPAKGTADQDQVIIQNMDSSMKQFMLYLPLYNTVNDLQIGVQENAEIRKPAQPGINTTKRVVMYGSSILQGASASRPGMAYPAILQRKTGYDVINLGFSGNAKMEIELAQYLASVPADLYILDCIPNPSPEQIKERSYNFIKYLRQQKPNVPIILIETVFRENGNWDQKVGKTVSGQLEEIRKTYDRLKKEGIDNFYYLTTDKLIGNDHEATIDGVHLTDLGFSRMADAVLPLIRKAMKK from the coding sequence ATGAAAAGATTACTTCTTGTCTGCCTGATTGTAGTAACTGCTTTCGCATCCTTTGCGCAAGACAGCATCCGTTTTACCAGTGCCGCATCTCTGATGATGATCGGCAAGGCAAAACCAACTGATTCCATCTTTCAGAGAATTGATTCCGTTGAAACGAAAGACATGCCTAAAGCTGTACAGGCGCTGGCAAAGAACAGCGCTGGTATTGCCATTCTTTTCGAAACCAACTCCACTATTATCCGTGCAAAATGGAAACTGGAAAGCGAAAAGTTTTACAGTAATATGCCGCCGATCAGTCATAGCGGACTGGACCTGTACTGTCTGAAAAATGGAAAATGGCAATATGTGATGGTGGGCAAACCTGCAAAAGGAACAGCCGATCAGGACCAGGTGATCATTCAAAATATGGACAGCTCAATGAAGCAGTTCATGCTTTACCTGCCTTTGTATAACACAGTAAATGATCTGCAGATTGGTGTACAGGAAAATGCAGAGATCAGGAAACCCGCGCAGCCCGGCATCAATACAACAAAAAGAGTGGTAATGTATGGTTCCAGTATTTTGCAGGGAGCATCTGCCAGCAGACCCGGTATGGCCTATCCTGCCATCCTGCAAAGGAAGACAGGCTACGATGTGATCAATCTCGGTTTCAGCGGAAATGCAAAAATGGAAATTGAACTGGCTCAGTATCTGGCTTCAGTTCCCGCCGATCTGTACATTCTGGATTGCATCCCCAATCCTTCGCCCGAACAGATCAAAGAAAGATCTTACAACTTCATCAAATACCTGCGTCAGCAAAAACCAAATGTACCCATCATCCTCATCGAAACAGTTTTCAGGGAAAATGGAAACTGGGATCAGAAGGTGGGTAAAACAGTAAGCGGCCAGCTGGAAGAGATCAGGAAAACTTATGATCGATTGAAGAAAGAAGGCATCGACAATTTCTATTATCTCACTACTGATAAGCTGATCGGTAATGATCATGAAGCCACCATCGATGGCGTGCACCTGACAGACCTCGGGTTTTCGCGCATGGCCGATGCAGTGCTGCCACTGATCAGGAAAGCAATGAAGAAATAA
- a CDS encoding family 10 glycosylhydrolase, translating into MRKTLLSLLFLSVSILVNAQSPKREMRGAWIATYSNIDWPNRTQTPAQQRAAFLTILEHHKATGMNTLYIQVRSQCDAMYPSSIEPWSADLTGTQGNAPSTPWDPMQFMIEECHKRGIEFHAWINPYRAVGNSNNLPGFAANHVAKQHPEWLLSQGTLRVLDPGLQAVREYILSVIADIVDRYDVDGIHFDDYFYPPAAPAGTTPYNDDASFALDPRGFTVRGDWRRDNVNLLIQKVYDTIKTLKPWVKFGVSPSGIYRNSTNPEIGTPTSGLEHYTTLFADTKKWLQEGWVDYIAPQVYWYIGQPGANYAAIVPWWNNQANGRHIYIGMAGYKVNDPAQGVNWANPSMIPNEMRLNRQHPNVAGQAIYNTSSLRSATKLSFRDSLRLDFYLYPALLPRMPWRDDIAPASPSSLQVLKFRTDSVVLRWQQSIATSELDKAKRFVVYRSTIAEVDTTNPANIIAITNTDVPGYTDTTGEEATTYYYAITSLDRFHNESAVSNKASNLPPAISCPEAQTIYTDANCNIVVPDYTSLALVNGTPVTPDITITQVPAAGTVVNGMNNLVVSLEAKDEANNGTSCQFDVLVKDSIAPVISNAMASETQLWPATQQMRNVAIDYDVADNCSGVTTSLTVTSSEPVTGGAYGNTAPDWVIVNNHMVQLRAERGLFSNGRVYMITITATDSTGNTSQRQLQVKVPKLPDNPFPETLLVVKALPNPTPNQFHVITVSTSSQPISYKVTDMTGKVIETRSNLPANGMFYIGSNYAPGMYFLQVKQGQHSEVLKLVKISR; encoded by the coding sequence ATGAGAAAAACTCTACTAAGTCTTCTATTCCTTAGTGTGAGCATCCTGGTTAACGCGCAGTCGCCCAAACGCGAGATGCGCGGTGCCTGGATCGCTACCTATTCTAACATTGACTGGCCAAACCGCACTCAAACGCCTGCACAGCAGCGGGCCGCTTTCCTCACCATTCTGGAACATCACAAAGCAACGGGCATGAACACGCTGTATATCCAGGTGCGCAGCCAATGTGATGCCATGTATCCAAGTTCAATCGAACCCTGGTCTGCCGATCTTACCGGCACACAGGGTAATGCGCCTTCAACGCCATGGGACCCCATGCAGTTCATGATCGAGGAATGCCATAAACGCGGAATTGAATTCCACGCATGGATCAATCCCTATCGCGCAGTAGGCAACAGCAACAACCTCCCGGGCTTTGCCGCCAACCATGTTGCCAAACAACATCCTGAATGGTTGCTCAGTCAGGGTACGCTTCGTGTGCTGGATCCTGGCCTGCAAGCTGTTCGTGAATACATTCTTAGTGTGATCGCGGATATTGTAGACCGTTATGATGTAGATGGTATTCACTTCGACGATTATTTTTATCCGCCAGCAGCTCCGGCCGGCACTACGCCTTACAATGATGATGCTTCTTTTGCACTCGATCCGCGGGGCTTCACTGTTCGTGGCGACTGGCGCCGTGATAATGTGAACCTGCTCATCCAAAAAGTGTACGACACCATAAAAACACTCAAACCCTGGGTGAAATTTGGTGTATCGCCTTCGGGTATCTATCGCAACAGTACCAATCCGGAGATCGGAACGCCCACCAGTGGCCTCGAACACTACACAACTCTTTTCGCCGATACCAAAAAATGGTTACAGGAAGGATGGGTTGATTATATCGCACCACAGGTATACTGGTATATCGGACAGCCAGGCGCCAACTATGCAGCCATTGTTCCCTGGTGGAATAACCAGGCGAATGGTCGTCATATCTATATCGGCATGGCGGGCTACAAAGTGAATGATCCCGCACAGGGCGTCAACTGGGCCAACCCCAGCATGATCCCCAATGAAATGCGACTGAACAGGCAGCATCCCAACGTTGCCGGTCAGGCCATCTACAATACCAGCAGCCTGAGAAGCGCCACCAAACTGAGTTTCAGGGATTCGCTGCGGCTGGATTTTTATCTGTACCCCGCATTGCTTCCCAGAATGCCGTGGAGGGATGATATTGCTCCTGCATCTCCATCATCTTTACAGGTATTGAAGTTCAGAACGGATTCGGTTGTACTTCGCTGGCAGCAATCCATCGCAACCAGTGAACTGGACAAAGCGAAAAGATTTGTAGTCTATCGTTCCACAATAGCCGAAGTGGATACCACCAATCCAGCCAATATCATCGCTATCACCAATACCGATGTTCCAGGTTATACCGATACCACGGGAGAAGAGGCAACAACCTATTATTATGCCATCACTTCCCTGGACCGTTTTCATAATGAGAGTGCCGTATCCAACAAGGCATCTAACCTGCCTCCGGCGATCTCCTGTCCGGAAGCCCAAACCATTTACACCGATGCCAATTGCAATATCGTAGTTCCGGATTACACAAGCCTTGCGTTGGTGAATGGTACGCCTGTTACTCCAGACATCACCATAACGCAGGTTCCGGCAGCGGGCACTGTGGTGAATGGAATGAATAACCTGGTGGTTTCACTAGAAGCAAAGGATGAAGCGAATAATGGAACGAGCTGCCAGTTTGATGTGTTGGTGAAAGACAGCATCGCACCTGTGATCAGCAATGCAATGGCAAGCGAAACCCAGCTCTGGCCTGCAACACAGCAAATGAGAAATGTAGCTATCGATTATGATGTTGCTGACAATTGCTCGGGCGTTACTACCTCCTTGACTGTAACCAGCAGCGAACCAGTAACCGGCGGCGCTTATGGAAATACTGCGCCTGACTGGGTAATAGTGAACAATCATATGGTTCAGTTACGTGCAGAGCGCGGTCTCTTCAGTAACGGACGCGTATATATGATCACCATTACTGCCACCGATAGTACCGGCAATACCAGCCAACGTCAGTTGCAGGTGAAAGTGCCGAAACTTCCGGATAATCCTTTCCCTGAAACACTCCTGGTGGTGAAGGCTCTTCCAAATCCGACACCTAACCAGTTCCATGTGATCACGGTAAGTACATCGTCACAACCGATCAGTTACAAAGTGACGGATATGACAGGTAAAGTGATCGAGACCAGATCTAACCTGCCTGCTAATGGAATGTTCTACATCGGCTCCAATTATGCGCCGGGTATGTACTTCCTGCAGGTGAAACAGGGTCAGCATAGCGAAGTGCTGAAATTGGTGAAGATCTCCAGATAA
- a CDS encoding RtcB family protein, with protein MVPIGFYCDPDGIEQNAMDQLQQYAKREHITAIRAFTDIHYCAEKALPVGVAFKTNDHVYPLITGKDIGCGVMYLRIGKENWIKPFDKNEHFRALEFTHQKMTDDGLGGGNHFLSIEEDDNAVYIICHTGTRDRGIALYQQCLQLTRDYSRESGRQVEYVHKDFLQQEFISYYNATLQFGYERRKDFCIKTLIFLQNANYVTADKQAIRKDYLLARYNQLPDNGKLYGTPYRLEDSIHNHIRFNGNEILHRKGSTELMASKTVVVPFSMSRGSLLVQAANGQEAAAALHSCAHGAGRRLSRFDAMKYWKTVLKEKQRKQYREQFSELLNRSGDFPHGYIQEFDFAYKDASDLLAYQPYLKKVTQTRPVVTIKFTEI; from the coding sequence ATGGTACCTATTGGGTTCTATTGTGATCCTGATGGCATCGAGCAAAATGCCATGGATCAATTACAGCAGTATGCGAAACGGGAACATATCACGGCTATCCGTGCTTTTACCGATATACATTATTGCGCTGAAAAAGCCCTGCCAGTGGGCGTAGCATTTAAAACAAACGATCACGTATATCCGCTGATCACCGGAAAAGACATAGGATGTGGTGTGATGTATCTCAGGATCGGAAAGGAAAACTGGATAAAGCCTTTCGATAAAAATGAACATTTCCGTGCGCTTGAATTTACGCATCAGAAAATGACGGATGATGGTCTTGGTGGCGGCAATCATTTCCTCAGTATCGAAGAGGATGATAATGCAGTGTACATTATTTGTCATACCGGCACGCGCGACAGAGGCATTGCGCTTTATCAGCAATGCCTGCAACTGACCCGGGATTATTCCAGGGAATCAGGCCGGCAGGTGGAATATGTGCACAAGGATTTCCTGCAACAGGAGTTCATCAGTTATTACAATGCCACATTGCAGTTCGGTTATGAACGAAGGAAGGATTTTTGTATTAAAACCCTGATCTTTCTTCAAAACGCGAATTATGTGACGGCGGATAAACAAGCGATCCGGAAAGATTACCTGCTTGCGCGTTACAACCAGTTACCGGATAATGGCAAGTTATATGGAACGCCTTATCGCCTGGAGGATTCCATCCACAATCATATCCGGTTCAACGGAAATGAAATTCTGCACAGGAAAGGCAGTACAGAATTGATGGCTTCAAAAACAGTGGTTGTGCCATTTTCTATGTCAAGAGGCAGCTTGCTGGTGCAGGCGGCTAATGGCCAGGAAGCGGCTGCGGCATTACATTCCTGTGCGCATGGGGCAGGCAGGCGCTTGAGCCGTTTCGATGCAATGAAATATTGGAAAACTGTACTGAAGGAAAAGCAAAGGAAACAGTACAGGGAACAGTTCAGCGAATTGTTGAACAGGTCCGGTGATTTTCCGCATGGTTATATCCAGGAATTTGATTTCGCTTATAAAGACGCTTCAGATCTTCTGGCATATCAACCCTATCTTAAAAAAGTGACGCAAACCAGACCTGTGGTAACCATCAAATTCACAGAGATCTGA